The following are encoded together in the Pelosinus sp. IPA-1 genome:
- the rplI gene encoding 50S ribosomal protein L9, which produces MKVILQQEVKKLGKKGEIIEVSEGYARNYLLAQKLAIPATASNVNNASQQKASEERKLQRALDEANLLAAQMAKVEVTIGVKMGEGGKLFGSVASKDIADALLAQHKIEMDKRKIDLKDAIKSLGTYPVSIKLHPEVSAKIQVHIIAK; this is translated from the coding sequence ATGAAAGTAATTCTACAACAAGAAGTTAAAAAATTAGGTAAAAAAGGTGAAATTATAGAGGTTTCAGAAGGGTATGCACGTAACTATTTATTGGCTCAAAAACTAGCAATTCCAGCAACCGCTTCTAATGTGAATAATGCCAGCCAGCAAAAAGCATCGGAAGAACGTAAATTGCAAAGAGCACTAGATGAAGCCAACCTTTTGGCAGCACAAATGGCAAAGGTTGAAGTAACGATTGGTGTCAAGATGGGAGAAGGCGGCAAGTTATTTGGTTCTGTCGCCAGTAAGGATATTGCAGATGCATTGCTGGCTCAGCATAAGATTGAAATGGATAAGCGGAAAATTGATCTGAAGGACGCAATAAAGTCTCTCGGTACATACCCTGTATCTATAAAACTACATCCTGAAGTCAGTGCCAAGATACAGGTTCATATTATTGCTAAGTAG
- the purB gene encoding adenylosuccinate lyase — protein MITRYTYPEMGRIWTEENEFQTILKVEIHAAEIMGELGQIPAEAVPVIRDKAKFSMKRLREIEEETHHDILAFLQAVAENVGDEAKYIHKGLTSTDVKDTALGSMMKEASDIILADLEAFRQVLRRRAAEHKNTVMIGRTHGIHAEPITLGLKFALWLDETERNIERMKRAKETVSVGKVSGAVGTYANIDPAVEAYICEKMGIKPAKLATQVIQRDRHAELMTTLAVIASSLDKFATEVRNLQRTDIREVEEYFHPGQKGSSAMPHKRNPITCERVAGLARVVRGNAVAALENVSLWHERDITHSSVERVILPDSFALVDYMLKKFTNIVDKLLVYPETMQANIEKTGGLIFSQRILLALVSKGVVREDAYRWVQRNAMAKWMEGADFKTNITKDEDVKKYLSPEEIDACFEYSYYLRHIDTIMARFGL, from the coding sequence ATGATTACTCGTTATACCTATCCTGAAATGGGACGTATTTGGACTGAAGAGAATGAATTTCAAACCATTTTAAAGGTTGAAATCCATGCAGCTGAGATTATGGGAGAATTGGGGCAGATTCCAGCAGAAGCCGTACCAGTAATTCGTGATAAAGCTAAATTTTCAATGAAGCGTTTAAGAGAGATTGAAGAAGAAACACATCATGATATATTAGCATTTTTGCAAGCCGTTGCTGAAAACGTTGGTGATGAAGCCAAATATATTCATAAAGGGTTAACCTCCACAGACGTAAAAGATACAGCATTAGGATCTATGATGAAAGAAGCATCTGACATTATACTCGCAGATTTAGAGGCTTTCCGCCAAGTTTTACGTCGCCGGGCAGCAGAACATAAAAATACGGTTATGATTGGCCGTACCCATGGTATCCATGCGGAACCCATTACATTAGGGCTTAAATTTGCATTGTGGTTAGATGAGACGGAACGAAATATTGAACGTATGAAACGCGCTAAAGAAACCGTTTCTGTTGGTAAAGTGTCAGGAGCAGTAGGTACATATGCGAATATCGATCCTGCCGTAGAAGCTTACATCTGTGAAAAAATGGGCATAAAACCTGCAAAATTGGCAACTCAAGTTATTCAAAGAGATCGTCATGCTGAGTTAATGACTACCTTAGCTGTAATTGCCAGCTCCTTAGATAAATTTGCGACCGAGGTTCGTAACTTACAACGGACAGATATACGAGAAGTAGAAGAATATTTCCACCCAGGCCAAAAAGGATCCTCTGCAATGCCTCATAAACGCAATCCAATTACTTGTGAGCGCGTAGCTGGCCTAGCACGGGTAGTACGAGGGAATGCAGTCGCTGCTTTAGAGAATGTATCTTTATGGCACGAAAGAGATATTACTCATTCCTCTGTAGAACGTGTGATTTTGCCTGATAGTTTTGCATTGGTAGATTATATGTTGAAAAAGTTTACAAACATTGTCGACAAATTATTAGTGTATCCAGAAACTATGCAAGCAAATATTGAAAAAACAGGCGGACTTATTTTCAGCCAGCGTATTTTATTGGCACTAGTAAGTAAAGGCGTAGTAAGAGAAGATGCTTACCGCTGGGTACAACGCAATGCCATGGCCAAATGGATGGAAGGTGCCGATTTTAAAACCAATATTACCAAGGATGAAGACGTTAAGAAATATTTATCACCAGAAGAAATTGACGCTTGTTTTGAGTACTCCTATTATCTTCGCCATATTGACACCATCATGGCTAGATTTGGTTTGTAG
- the hprK gene encoding HPr(Ser) kinase/phosphatase, giving the protein MPNLLLKEIADYFCLTAVDKDCVLDGPVKVPDINRPGLVLAGYLQYFDEQRIQVIGTTETAFLDTLPINVADERWHAFIKLHFPCLIITRNIELPEAWLQVAVSRQLPVFRTHLPTTRFIALLTDYLERRLAPSATIHAVLVDVHGVGTLIIGESGIGKSETALDLIKRGHRLVADDAVDVIRSGEDVLTGSAPEVLRHIMEVRGLGILNVRALFGIGAVRPSQKINLVIRLEEWQQGKAYDRLGLEEEHYEILGVGLPCKTIPVRPGRNLSNIIEVAAMNYRLNKLGYHAAEDFIEKQRKFCLSDDQ; this is encoded by the coding sequence ATGCCGAATTTGTTGTTAAAAGAAATTGCTGATTATTTTTGTCTTACTGCAGTGGATAAGGATTGCGTTCTTGATGGCCCTGTTAAAGTACCTGATATTAATCGGCCAGGACTTGTTTTGGCTGGATATTTACAATATTTCGATGAGCAGCGTATTCAAGTAATCGGCACAACAGAAACAGCATTTTTAGACACCCTGCCTATAAATGTAGCAGATGAACGGTGGCATGCGTTTATTAAGTTACATTTTCCTTGTTTAATTATAACCCGTAATATAGAATTACCCGAAGCATGGCTGCAAGTGGCGGTAAGCCGTCAATTACCAGTTTTTCGGACTCACTTACCAACAACACGTTTCATCGCGTTGTTAACGGATTACCTAGAACGTAGACTAGCGCCAAGTGCTACCATTCATGCAGTGCTGGTTGATGTGCATGGGGTAGGTACTTTGATTATTGGTGAAAGTGGCATTGGAAAAAGTGAAACAGCATTGGATCTTATCAAACGCGGTCACCGTTTAGTAGCAGATGACGCTGTAGATGTAATTCGCAGCGGTGAAGATGTACTCACTGGTAGTGCACCCGAAGTATTGCGTCATATTATGGAAGTTAGAGGACTCGGAATTTTAAATGTGAGAGCATTATTTGGTATTGGTGCAGTAAGACCAAGCCAAAAGATAAACTTAGTTATTCGTCTAGAAGAATGGCAACAAGGCAAAGCCTATGATCGGCTAGGTCTTGAAGAAGAACATTATGAGATTCTAGGCGTCGGATTACCATGTAAAACAATTCCAGTGCGCCCAGGGCGAAACTTATCGAATATTATTGAGGTAGCTGCGATGAATTATCGTCTAAATAAATTAGGATATCATGCTGCCGAAGATTTTATTGAAAAGCAGAGGAAATTTTGCCTATCTGATGATCAATAA
- the dnaB gene encoding replicative DNA helicase — translation MLDRIPPQNVEAEQAVLGAMLIEREAISKVAELLRSEDYYREAHRLIYNAMIELFNKNDAVDMVTVIEFLRKEDKLEAAGGIAYVTSLANSVPTAANVLYHARIVEEKALLRQLINAATNIAGMGYEGSEEVTGILDSAEKMILAVSSRKMGGDFTPIKSIIFEAFNKIEQLYASKGSITGLATGFKDLDRLTSGLQPSDLILIAARPSMGKTAFVLNIAQHIGIAEKKAVAFFSLEMSKEQLVQRMLCAESAIDSQRLRIGELEAKDWTKLVSGADRLSAAPIFIDDTAGITVMEMRSKARRLKIEYDLQLIIIDYLQLMQGSGKGKGGENRQQEISEISRSLKALAREINVPVIALSQLSRSVESRQVKKPMLSDLRESGSLEQDADIVAFLYRDDYYNPDSDKKNITEVIIAKHRNGPVDTVQLFFHKQFTKFSDLSKLPG, via the coding sequence TTGTTAGATAGAATACCACCACAGAACGTAGAAGCAGAGCAAGCGGTTCTTGGAGCAATGTTAATTGAGCGAGAGGCGATATCAAAGGTCGCTGAACTATTGCGGTCAGAAGATTATTACAGGGAAGCCCATCGATTGATTTACAATGCTATGATAGAACTCTTTAATAAAAATGATGCAGTAGATATGGTTACTGTGATTGAGTTTTTGCGTAAAGAAGATAAGCTTGAGGCAGCTGGGGGAATTGCATATGTAACCTCACTGGCAAACAGCGTACCTACGGCAGCAAATGTACTTTATCACGCTAGAATAGTAGAAGAAAAAGCCCTATTAAGGCAATTAATCAATGCAGCTACCAATATTGCTGGTATGGGATATGAAGGTAGTGAAGAAGTTACCGGCATATTAGATAGTGCTGAAAAAATGATATTGGCCGTCTCTAGTCGTAAGATGGGTGGAGACTTTACTCCAATTAAGAGCATTATATTTGAAGCCTTCAATAAAATTGAGCAGTTGTACGCATCGAAAGGCAGTATCACTGGTCTTGCTACAGGATTTAAAGATTTAGATCGATTAACATCCGGCTTGCAGCCCTCAGATCTAATTCTTATTGCAGCACGTCCCAGTATGGGAAAGACCGCCTTTGTTCTGAACATTGCTCAGCATATCGGCATTGCCGAAAAAAAGGCAGTGGCATTTTTCAGCCTAGAAATGTCGAAGGAGCAATTGGTACAACGTATGTTATGCGCTGAATCAGCTATTGATTCTCAGCGGCTTAGAATTGGCGAACTAGAAGCTAAGGATTGGACCAAACTGGTGAGCGGAGCCGATCGATTGTCCGCTGCGCCTATCTTTATCGATGATACTGCAGGTATTACGGTAATGGAAATGCGCTCAAAGGCGAGAAGGCTTAAAATTGAATATGATTTGCAACTAATTATTATCGATTATTTACAGCTAATGCAAGGGAGTGGCAAGGGTAAGGGCGGTGAGAATCGCCAACAAGAAATTTCTGAAATATCTCGTTCCCTAAAAGCTTTAGCGAGAGAAATTAATGTTCCGGTCATTGCATTATCTCAGCTCAGTCGTAGTGTAGAGTCTAGACAGGTAAAGAAACCGATGCTTAGTGATTTAAGAGAATCAGGCTCATTAGAGCAGGATGCTGATATCGTTGCTTTTTTGTATCGCGACGATTATTACAATCCAGATAGTGATAAGAAGAATATTACAGAAGTTATCATCGCGAAACATCGTAATGGCCCTGTAGACACAGTTCAATTATTCTTTCACAAACAATTTACCAAGTTTAGTGATTTATCTAAATTACCAGGGTAA
- a CDS encoding adenylosuccinate synthase — translation MPAVVVMGTQWGDEGKGKIVDYLAEKADVVARYQGGNNAGHTVVVEGKEFKLHLLPSGILYKGKTCVVGNGVVIDPEVMLREIKGMQEKGIDTSGLKVSNRAHVIMPYHRLLDEAEETYRGDHKIGTTKRGIGPCYMDKNSRCGIRVVDLLDEEEFSEKLKRNLEAKNHLLKAVYGVDGFDYETVRKEYLGYAEELRSYVCDTSATLNKAIKNGEKILFEGAQATMLDLDHGTYPYVTSSHPIAGGVCVGAGIGPTKINTVVGVVKAYTTRVGEGPFPTELFDEVGDHIREKGHEYGTTTGRPRRCGWLDACVVGYAGRLSGIDYMAITRLDILDELATLKICVGYKYKGAVMDEFPASLKVLAEVEAVYEELPGWQSDTTSIRDYKDLPLNARRYLERLSEVADIKLGIVSVGPGREQTIIMHEIFE, via the coding sequence ATGCCAGCAGTAGTAGTTATGGGAACCCAGTGGGGCGACGAAGGAAAAGGTAAGATTGTAGATTATTTAGCTGAGAAAGCAGATGTTGTTGCTCGTTATCAAGGGGGAAATAATGCAGGTCATACTGTAGTTGTAGAAGGAAAAGAATTTAAACTTCATTTATTGCCTTCAGGAATTTTATATAAAGGGAAAACTTGTGTTGTCGGTAATGGTGTGGTTATTGATCCAGAAGTTATGCTCAGAGAAATTAAAGGCATGCAAGAGAAAGGGATCGATACTTCAGGACTTAAGGTTTCTAATCGTGCTCATGTGATTATGCCTTATCACCGCTTATTAGATGAAGCAGAAGAAACCTATCGTGGAGATCACAAAATCGGCACGACGAAACGCGGCATAGGTCCATGTTATATGGATAAAAACTCGCGTTGTGGTATTCGTGTAGTTGATTTGTTAGATGAAGAAGAATTCTCGGAAAAATTAAAACGTAATTTAGAAGCCAAAAATCATTTACTAAAAGCAGTATATGGTGTAGATGGTTTTGATTATGAGACGGTAAGAAAAGAATATTTAGGTTATGCAGAAGAATTACGTTCTTATGTATGTGATACATCTGCAACACTTAATAAAGCGATAAAAAATGGCGAAAAGATATTATTTGAAGGTGCGCAAGCAACTATGCTGGATCTTGACCACGGAACCTATCCGTATGTTACTTCTTCTCATCCAATTGCTGGTGGAGTATGTGTAGGAGCTGGAATTGGACCTACGAAAATCAACACAGTGGTTGGGGTAGTAAAAGCGTATACGACTCGGGTAGGAGAGGGCCCATTTCCTACAGAATTATTTGATGAAGTCGGTGACCACATTCGTGAAAAAGGTCATGAATATGGTACTACAACAGGCCGTCCACGTCGCTGTGGTTGGTTAGATGCCTGCGTAGTAGGTTATGCGGGACGTCTAAGCGGTATTGACTATATGGCAATTACTCGTTTGGATATTTTGGATGAATTAGCAACATTAAAAATATGCGTTGGTTATAAATATAAAGGTGCGGTAATGGATGAGTTTCCTGCTAGCTTAAAGGTATTAGCAGAGGTCGAAGCAGTTTATGAAGAACTTCCTGGCTGGCAAAGTGATACAACTAGCATTCGTGATTATAAAGACTTGCCATTAAACGCACGTCGTTATTTAGAACGTTTGAGCGAAGTAGCAGACATTAAGCTTGGTATTGTCTCCGTAGGACCTGGAAGAGAACAAACCATCATAATGCATGAAATTTTCGAATAG
- the lonC gene encoding Lon family ATP-dependent protease: MKNFFNKLIPYRRGLSKATVDEQLKRQVSALYDMYSGVIGSDKVVLKAVKLDAISLMNSDKIGDRVLALQKLVFEDPTIEKVPTLQEIPQILGEVEEELADVMARRTLEDRLDKKINEKMEERHQEYVREIKMQVLKEEENNVENPQTLKKYASLEVLEQKKLTKSAMEMTRPSTLGEIVGQERAVEALSSKLASPYPQHLILYGPPGVGKTTAARLVLEAAKGLKFTPFAKDAPFVEVDGTTLRWDSRGMTNPLLGSVHDPIYQGARRDLAETGVPEPKPGLATDAHGGILFIDEIGEMDAMLQNKLLKVLEDKRVSFDSAYYDPSDPNVPKYIKKLFEDGAPADFILIGATTRDASDINPAIRSRCAEIYFEPLTPKHIEEIVYNAAIKLGVTLDPDVPALISEYTIEGRKAINILSDAFGLALYREGERDTVVITKEDVYKVVQVSRLTPFVSMKAGETGEVGKVFGLGVSGYLGSVIEIEAVSFAATEKGKGRMRFNDTAGSMAKDSVFNAAAVVRKITGEDLANYDIHINIIGGGRIDGPSAGTGILAAIISAITGRAIRQDVAVTGEISIQGKVKAVGGVFEKAYGAKQAGVTTMIIPKENEKDIPQGHLGLTICPVDDVEEALAILLIETEQKSA; the protein is encoded by the coding sequence ATGAAAAACTTTTTTAACAAGTTAATTCCTTATCGACGGGGGTTGAGTAAAGCAACCGTCGATGAACAATTGAAGCGTCAGGTATCGGCTTTATACGACATGTATTCTGGTGTGATAGGGTCTGATAAAGTGGTATTAAAGGCTGTAAAGTTAGATGCGATATCTTTAATGAACTCAGATAAAATAGGAGACCGAGTTTTGGCTTTGCAGAAATTGGTTTTCGAAGATCCAACGATTGAGAAAGTTCCTACACTACAAGAGATACCGCAAATCCTTGGAGAAGTAGAAGAAGAGCTAGCCGATGTAATGGCACGTCGAACGTTAGAAGACCGCTTGGATAAAAAAATTAATGAAAAAATGGAAGAACGCCATCAAGAATATGTTAGAGAAATTAAAATGCAAGTTCTCAAGGAAGAGGAAAATAATGTTGAGAATCCGCAAACGTTAAAAAAATATGCTTCTTTAGAAGTACTAGAACAAAAGAAACTGACGAAATCGGCAATGGAAATGACTCGCCCAAGTACTTTAGGTGAGATAGTTGGACAAGAGAGGGCAGTAGAAGCTTTAAGCTCAAAATTGGCATCCCCTTATCCTCAGCATCTTATTCTATATGGACCACCAGGCGTTGGTAAAACAACAGCTGCTCGTTTAGTATTAGAAGCTGCCAAGGGACTTAAGTTTACCCCATTTGCCAAGGATGCTCCGTTTGTTGAAGTTGATGGCACGACTCTTAGGTGGGACTCTAGGGGTATGACAAATCCATTGTTAGGATCTGTTCATGATCCAATATACCAAGGGGCCCGGAGAGATTTGGCAGAAACTGGAGTTCCTGAACCTAAGCCTGGTTTAGCGACGGATGCTCATGGTGGTATTTTATTTATTGATGAAATTGGTGAAATGGATGCAATGCTGCAAAATAAGCTGCTTAAAGTATTAGAAGATAAACGGGTTTCTTTTGATTCAGCCTATTATGATCCATCGGACCCAAATGTTCCCAAATACATTAAGAAGCTATTTGAAGATGGTGCACCTGCCGATTTTATTCTGATTGGTGCTACCACGCGCGATGCTTCTGATATTAATCCAGCGATTAGGTCCCGCTGTGCTGAGATTTACTTTGAACCGTTAACACCAAAACATATTGAAGAAATCGTCTATAACGCTGCCATCAAATTAGGTGTTACCTTAGATCCAGATGTCCCAGCTTTGATTAGTGAATACACAATCGAAGGTCGTAAGGCCATTAATATTTTATCAGATGCCTTTGGACTTGCTTTGTATCGAGAAGGAGAACGAGATACTGTAGTTATTACGAAGGAAGATGTCTACAAAGTAGTTCAGGTTAGTCGCTTAACGCCTTTTGTCAGTATGAAAGCTGGCGAGACTGGAGAAGTAGGCAAAGTCTTTGGCTTAGGTGTTTCTGGTTATCTTGGTTCCGTTATAGAAATTGAAGCGGTATCCTTTGCTGCAACAGAAAAAGGTAAAGGCCGTATGCGTTTTAATGATACAGCAGGCAGCATGGCGAAGGATTCGGTCTTCAATGCAGCAGCTGTAGTGCGAAAGATAACGGGAGAAGACTTAGCAAATTATGATATTCATATAAATATAATTGGTGGTGGACGTATTGATGGTCCATCAGCAGGTACAGGAATTTTGGCTGCTATTATTTCAGCAATTACCGGAAGAGCTATTAGACAAGATGTGGCAGTGACAGGTGAAATATCCATCCAAGGTAAAGTGAAAGCGGTAGGCGGTGTATTTGAAAAAGCTTATGGCGCAAAACAAGCTGGTGTCACTACCATGATTATTCCCAAAGAAAACGAGAAGGATATTCCCCAAGGACATTTGGGCTTAACGATTTGTCCCGTGGATGATGTAGAAGAAGCATTAGCGATTCTATTAATTGAAACGGAACAAAAAAGCGCATAA
- a CDS encoding phosphoenolpyruvate synthase, producing the protein MSQYVLYFDQINRSSLPYVGGKGANLGEMTQAGLPVPGGFCITTYAYREFIKTSSRMEEFFAALEASNPANLEQLRELGESIRSHLENLAIPIQIRNAVIQAVNKQGLDYSYAIRSSATAEDLPNASFAGQQDTYLNIKGKDEILEHVRKCWASLFTDRAIAYRAKNGFDHRDVYLSIVVQQMVTPDISGIMFTADPVNGNRTVTSIDASFGLGEALVSGMVSADLYKVKNKTIISKKIAQKKLAIYPLPEGGTFTKELPPAQQEQQALTDQHIIKLAALGKRIEEHYEVPQDIEFCLAKGEFYIVQSRPITTLYPLPDIPKQPVRVLLSFGHVQMMTDAMKPLGLSVLRTVFPANIFVEAGGRIFLDLTKVLYYKIVRSIFPKIVTNADEAMSRALDVVVKREEFLAGHHPAEKNGLTFIHKIVGPLIKKAWYNLRKSDPKITKLVIEKFMQNKVAQTKEALSTVEGAQRIRVVQQQLETILYPDIMHGILPYIVPGIIAHALLGKILVRMFGSKADLSKLNMSLPGNVTSEMGLELGDLADLLREFPEVQEYLKTAQDQTFYLGFTDLAGGETFKSAFESFIATYGMRCAGEIDLTNPRWNEEPTQLMSALFSHIQSVKPGEHRLRFAEGEKEAKEAAQRILNSAEGNYFKTKLVSRLISVFRNVGGLREHHKFLLVTVMGECKKAIMAEANELAQKGVLEKAEDVYFLSLEELIQVLEGECIENVSEKLTKRKEEYQWHQKLKPPRVMTSEGEIVIVPPYRGNIPEGTLVGSPVSAGVAEGIARVILRAENAVLHTGEILVAPHTDPGWTPLFQSAIAIVTEVGGLMTHGAVVAREYGIPAVVGVDDATMLIKDGDKIRVNGDQGFVEILERSGKTIVNQELKK; encoded by the coding sequence ATGAGTCAATACGTACTTTATTTTGATCAAATAAATCGTTCCAGTTTGCCCTACGTTGGCGGCAAGGGGGCAAATCTTGGTGAAATGACCCAGGCTGGTTTACCAGTACCTGGTGGCTTTTGCATTACGACTTATGCCTATAGAGAATTTATTAAAACGAGTTCTCGAATGGAGGAATTTTTCGCAGCACTAGAAGCTAGTAATCCAGCTAATTTAGAACAACTAAGAGAATTGGGGGAAAGTATTCGTAGCCATTTAGAGAATTTAGCGATACCCATTCAAATAAGAAATGCCGTAATTCAAGCAGTAAATAAACAGGGACTAGATTATTCCTATGCAATTCGTTCCAGCGCTACTGCCGAGGATTTACCAAATGCCTCCTTTGCGGGACAGCAGGATACCTATTTGAACATCAAAGGCAAGGATGAAATTCTAGAACATGTCCGCAAATGCTGGGCTTCTTTATTTACCGATCGAGCCATTGCTTATCGTGCCAAAAATGGTTTTGACCATAGGGATGTCTATCTATCAATTGTTGTTCAGCAAATGGTTACTCCTGATATTTCTGGGATTATGTTCACAGCCGATCCTGTAAATGGAAATCGTACCGTGACTTCTATCGATGCAAGTTTTGGTTTGGGAGAAGCCCTTGTATCTGGTATGGTATCTGCTGACCTGTACAAAGTCAAAAATAAAACTATTATTAGCAAAAAGATAGCACAAAAGAAACTCGCTATTTATCCGCTGCCCGAAGGTGGTACCTTTACAAAAGAGTTACCACCAGCACAGCAAGAACAGCAAGCTCTAACGGATCAGCATATTATTAAACTTGCTGCATTAGGAAAAAGAATTGAAGAGCATTATGAAGTGCCGCAGGATATTGAATTTTGTTTGGCAAAGGGTGAATTTTATATAGTGCAGAGCCGTCCTATTACGACTTTGTATCCCTTGCCAGATATTCCAAAGCAACCTGTGAGAGTGTTACTATCTTTTGGTCACGTTCAAATGATGACGGATGCTATGAAACCTCTTGGTTTATCGGTTTTAAGGACGGTATTTCCAGCTAATATATTCGTAGAAGCAGGAGGAAGAATTTTTCTTGATCTTACGAAGGTGCTCTACTATAAAATAGTACGTAGTATCTTCCCAAAAATCGTAACCAATGCTGATGAAGCTATGAGCCGAGCTTTAGATGTCGTTGTCAAACGTGAGGAGTTTCTTGCAGGACATCATCCAGCAGAAAAAAATGGTCTTACCTTCATTCACAAAATAGTAGGACCCCTTATCAAAAAAGCGTGGTACAATCTTCGAAAAAGTGATCCGAAAATAACTAAACTTGTAATTGAAAAATTTATGCAAAATAAAGTAGCTCAGACAAAGGAAGCGCTTAGCACAGTAGAGGGAGCGCAACGTATAAGAGTAGTACAGCAGCAGTTGGAGACCATTTTATATCCTGACATTATGCATGGAATTCTTCCTTACATTGTTCCAGGAATTATTGCACATGCCTTATTGGGAAAAATTCTTGTTCGGATGTTTGGCAGTAAAGCAGATCTTAGTAAGTTAAACATGTCCCTGCCAGGAAATGTTACCAGCGAAATGGGTTTAGAACTGGGCGATCTGGCAGACCTTCTTCGTGAGTTTCCTGAAGTTCAAGAATATTTAAAGACTGCGCAGGATCAAACTTTCTATTTGGGGTTTACTGATCTGGCGGGAGGAGAGACTTTTAAAAGTGCCTTTGAGAGTTTTATTGCTACATATGGAATGAGATGTGCTGGTGAGATTGATCTGACCAATCCCCGATGGAATGAAGAACCAACGCAATTGATGTCTGCATTGTTTAGTCATATACAGAGTGTCAAGCCAGGTGAACACCGGCTTCGGTTTGCTGAAGGCGAAAAAGAAGCGAAAGAGGCTGCTCAGCGTATTCTAAATTCTGCAGAGGGAAACTACTTTAAAACAAAGTTAGTGTCCCGCCTAATTAGCGTATTTCGGAATGTCGGAGGGCTGCGGGAACACCATAAATTTTTATTAGTCACAGTTATGGGCGAATGTAAAAAGGCAATTATGGCAGAAGCAAATGAGCTGGCCCAAAAAGGAGTTTTGGAAAAGGCGGAAGATGTCTACTTTTTAAGCTTAGAGGAATTAATTCAAGTACTAGAAGGTGAATGTATCGAGAATGTTTCTGAAAAGCTTACTAAGCGCAAAGAGGAGTATCAATGGCACCAAAAATTAAAACCACCGAGGGTAATGACAAGCGAAGGCGAGATTGTTATTGTTCCTCCATATAGAGGCAATATTCCAGAGGGAACATTAGTGGGCAGTCCAGTATCAGCTGGAGTCGCTGAGGGAATTGCTCGCGTCATTCTAAGGGCAGAAAATGCTGTTTTACATACAGGTGAAATTCTTGTTGCGCCCCATACCGATCCAGGTTGGACCCCTTTATTTCAGTCTGCAATTGCAATTGTCACTGAGGTGGGAGGTTTAATGACTCATGGGGCAGTCGTTGCTCGCGAATATGGTATTCCAGCAGTAGTGGGGGTGGATGATGCAACAATGTTAATTAAAGATGGAGATAAGATAAGGGTAAATGGTGATCAAGGATTTGTGGAGATTTTAGAGCGAAGCGGTAAGACCATCGTAAATCAAGAGTTGAAGAAATAA